DNA sequence from the Pseudodesulfovibrio senegalensis genome:
TTCACGCCCACCATCATGACCACTTCCGGCGGGTTGACGGCCTGAATTCTCGGGCCGATCTTGAAGATTTCTTCCAGTTCGTCGCGCAGGATGTCCTTGAAGTCTTCAGGGTTGTCCGTGTCTGCCTTGCGCGCGCGTTCCTTGAGGTTGTCCATCAGGCGCGAGGCCGCTTCCATGCCCACGTCCGCCATGATCAGGATTTCCTCGAATTCCTCCCAGAAATCCTCATCCATGGAACTGTGCGAGGCCAGAAGGCCGTCGATGCGTTTGGTGATCTGTTCCTTGGTTTTGGATATGCCTTCGGAGAGCTTGAGGAACAGGCGGTCCCGCTCGTCTTCTTCGTCCTCGAGGTCCAAAGCCAGCGTGAGGCGGTATTGCAGTTCCGAGCGGAATTCGGGCACGTTTTCGTAGCCCATTTCATCCAGCCATTTGGCAAAGCGGTCGATGAAATCCTTGGATTCCGTTTCGGGCGCGTCAAGCGCGGAAAAGAGAAAGGCAAGGCGTTCCCAGAGTTGGTCTCCGGCCGTGTCCACGCCGTCCAGAACCGCGTTCAGCCATTCGGACAACCTGGGTTCCGCCTGACGCAGGGCCAGAGTCAGTTCCTTTTGCCAGTCCTGACCTGGTTGCGTCGCAGGTTGCGCTTCGGACGGTTGTTCCCGCTGTTCCGGTTCTGCGGAAGGAGGCGGCGTTGCGCCCGTATCTTTCAGGTATTGGTCCACGGCCTGCTGGGCCGCGTCTTCCGGGCTTTGCCAGAATTTCTTGACTTTGGAAAAGAATCCCATGGGTGTATTTACCTCGTTGCTGCTTAACTCTCGCCCGGAGGGTATATATCACGCGCTCGCGCGACGCAACAGTTGCGACGGCGTTGCCATTTTGTTTCGAAGTGGCTAGAAGAGCCAAAAAAACCTTAAAGGGGCTTTTTATGCAACGCACCAAAATAAAGGACGCCTTGGCCGCAACACAGGCCATGGACGAGATTGTCATCAAGGGATGGGTCCGAACCAAGAGGGATTCCAAGGGATTTTCCTTTGTGGAGATCAATGACGGCTCCTGCCTGCAGAATATTCAGGCGATCGTGGATCATACCCCGGAAATCGAGGCGACCCTGGCCGACGTGGGCACGGGCGCGGCCGTGGGTATTACCGGCTCATTGGTGGAGTCGCCGGGCAAGGGACAGAAGTGGGAGGTTCGCGGAACTGCCATTGAACTGATCGGCACTGCGGATCAGGAAACTTTTCCGTTGCAGAAAAAGCGGCATACTGATGAATTTTTGCGCGGCATCGCGCACCTTCGCCCGCGCACCAACAAGTACGGAGCCATGTTCCGCATCCGCTCCGCATTGGCGCAGGGCGTGCACAAGTTTTTTGCCGAGCGCGGATTTTTCTATGTGCACACACCCATCCTGACCGGCTCGGACTGCGAAGGCGCGGGCGAAATGTTCCGGGTCACCAGCCTTGAACACGGCAGTCAGGCTCCCGTTGAGCAGGATTTTTTCGGCCGCCCCGCGCATCTGACCGTTTCCGGCCAGCTTGAGGCCGAGATGTTCTCGTTGGCTCTCGGCGACGTATATACCTTTGGTCCCACGTTCCGGGCCGAGAACTCCAATACCCCGCGCCACGTGGCCGAGTTCTGGATGATCGAGCCGGAAATGGCCTTCGTTGATCTGGCCGGGGACATGGATTTCGGTGAGGAGATGATCAAGTATCTGGTGGCCCATGTGCTGGATACCTGTGCCTCGGACGTGGAGCTTTTTGCCAAGTGGGTAGACAAATCCCTCATGCCCACGCTGGAAACCGTGTTGAACAGGGAGTTCGTGCGCCTGCCGTATACCGAGGCCGTGGACATCCTGATCAAGAGCAACAAGAAGTTCGATTATCCCGTGGAATGGGGCATTGATTTGCAGACCGAGCACGAGCGGTTCCTGTGCGAGGAAAAATTCAAGCAGCCCCTGTATGTGTACGATTATCCCAAGAGCATCAAGCCGTTCTACATGCGGGTCAATGACGACGACAGGACCGTGGCCGCCATGGATTGCCTTGTGCCGCGCATCGGCGAGATCATCGGCGGTTCCCAGCGCGAGGAACGCATGGACGTGCTGCTGGCGCGCATGAAGGAAATGGATCTGCCCGAAGACCATTACTGGTGGTATGTGGATTCGCGGCGGTTCGGTTCGGTGCCGCATTCCGGGTTCGGGCTCGGGTTCGAGCGTCTGCTCATGCTGGTGACCGGGGTGAGCAACATCCGCGACGCCATGCCGTTTCCGAGGACGCCCAACAATCTGGATTTTTAGTCTTCCGAAAAGAGAAAGGAAAGGCCCGGACAAACCGGGCCTTTTTTATACATGTTGAAAAAAGTGGGTACTATTTGTTGGACCCACTTTTTTTGATAATCGACCAAGGGTGGTTTAATAGGCATGTTGTCCCCAAACTGTATCCTTGGAGGGAGTATCGATGAAGAAGAAATTGGTTTTGGCACTGTTCTTATTGTGCATGACGTGCGGCACATCCATTGCCGCAGAGATCAGTAATTCTGAAGAATGGTACCGTATGAACAAGTCAACGGTCGTTTGGGAGCAGGCTGCAGCCGTCGGTTACATAACTGCGATGTGCGATTCAGTGATTCGGCTTGGTGTTATTCCCAATAATATTCAATTGTCTTACGGTACCTATGCAGACCTGCTAATGGATTATCTCAACAATAATCCCGCACACTTTGCTGACGAGACCTTTGTGAACTTCGTCCGGATGCTGAAACACAAAGACTTCATTGCTGGGGACGACAAAGCTATTCTGGGTGCGATGGCGTGGATCAGGAAACAGTAGATGTGATCAAGTCGCAATCAAACAACCTAGGAAAATGAAGAACCCCTGTCTGCATAGCAAACAGGGGGTTCTGTTCTGTTTTAGGCGTTTTCGTCAA
Encoded proteins:
- the asnS gene encoding asparagine--tRNA ligase — protein: MQRTKIKDALAATQAMDEIVIKGWVRTKRDSKGFSFVEINDGSCLQNIQAIVDHTPEIEATLADVGTGAAVGITGSLVESPGKGQKWEVRGTAIELIGTADQETFPLQKKRHTDEFLRGIAHLRPRTNKYGAMFRIRSALAQGVHKFFAERGFFYVHTPILTGSDCEGAGEMFRVTSLEHGSQAPVEQDFFGRPAHLTVSGQLEAEMFSLALGDVYTFGPTFRAENSNTPRHVAEFWMIEPEMAFVDLAGDMDFGEEMIKYLVAHVLDTCASDVELFAKWVDKSLMPTLETVLNREFVRLPYTEAVDILIKSNKKFDYPVEWGIDLQTEHERFLCEEKFKQPLYVYDYPKSIKPFYMRVNDDDRTVAAMDCLVPRIGEIIGGSQREERMDVLLARMKEMDLPEDHYWWYVDSRRFGSVPHSGFGLGFERLLMLVTGVSNIRDAMPFPRTPNNLDF
- the ftsY gene encoding signal recognition particle-docking protein FtsY yields the protein MGFFSKVKKFWQSPEDAAQQAVDQYLKDTGATPPPSAEPEQREQPSEAQPATQPGQDWQKELTLALRQAEPRLSEWLNAVLDGVDTAGDQLWERLAFLFSALDAPETESKDFIDRFAKWLDEMGYENVPEFRSELQYRLTLALDLEDEEDERDRLFLKLSEGISKTKEQITKRIDGLLASHSSMDEDFWEEFEEILIMADVGMEAASRLMDNLKERARKADTDNPEDFKDILRDELEEIFKIGPRIQAVNPPEVVMMVGVNGVGKTTTIAKLAHRAQMQGKKVLIAAGDTFRAAAIDQLAVWAKRLDCGFFSKDEGSDPAAVAYEAMEKCVAEGYDLLLLDTAGRLHTKVNLMEELKKIRRVLGKKHEGAPHRSLLVIDATTGQNALSQTKLFHEAVGVDEIVLTKLDGTAKGGVVVAVSLQYQVPITYVGLGEKMEDLRPFNGKDFAKALLAS